The Haloplanus natans DSM 17983 DNA segment ACTCGCCCCTTTCAGTCCCACCCAACGGTGGCTGATCGGCCAGCCCATGCAGGTGGGACTGGAAGGGGCCGGCATCTCGGCGAACCTGGACGACGTAAGCACCGCAGGCCGAAGGCCGAGGAGCACAACGAGTCCCGGGAGCCGAGATGGCGGGGGCTTTCGAGGTGGCCACAGAAACGATGCAGTAGCCCTCGTCGGAATGGCACGACACTACTAGTGACCGTCGCGCTTATCCACCCCGCTCTACAACCGACCGTCGATGCGCCCCGACCCGCTCTACGCCCGGTATCCGTTCTTCGGCGCCGCCCGCGAGGCGGTCCAGCGGGCGGACATCTCCCCACCCCGGCTGGTCACCGAGGGCGACCCCGCCGTCGAGCGCGCCCGCGAACGCGTCGAGCGCGCGCTCATGTCCGGGACGGTGGCGTCGGAGACGCCCGGGCGCTGGAGCGACCGCGACGAACTCCTCTCGTATCCCATCGCGCGCATCCTCGTCTCGCTGGTCGACGTGCGCGCCGCGGTCGAGAAGTACGCCGAGGCCGAGGCCGAGACGGCGTTCGCGCGCCTTCGCGAGGACTTCGACGCCGGCGACGCGGAACTGCGCAGCGTCTCGACGCCCCGTGCCGACCTCGAAACCGTCCTCGACGAGTTCGACCTCGACGGGGCGGTACGGCGGGTCGAGGATGGCCCGAACCGCGCCGGCTTCCGGATCGACGTGACCGCGTATCTCCGGCTGGCCGATCCCGACTGGGGCGACGGCTGGCGGCTCGTCAACCGTGACCTCGCCGACGGCGCGGTGCCGATCGCCGGCGACGAACTCCGCCGCCTGCTCCGGGAGGCCGTCCGCCGCCGGGTCGCCGACGGCCTTCCGTTCGAGGTGCGGGGGAGCGCCGGCGGCGACGCCATCGCCGAGGCCCTGAGCGAGGACGTGGCGGCCCTGCGTGACCGCCTCGCTGAGCGCGAGCGGCTGCCGGACGTCGAGGCCGTGATCCCGGCGCAGTTCCCGCCGTGTATGCGGGCGTTGCTCGATAGGGAGGAGGACCTCGCCCCACACGCCGCCTTCGCGGCGACCGCCTTCCTCGTCTCGCTCGGACTCGACGCCGACGCCATCGCGGAGCGATGGCCCGCACTCGACGACGGCTCCCTCTCCTACCGAACGACGGTGCTCGCGGACGCGAACGGGAGCCAGTACCCCGCGCCCTCGTGTGCGACGATGCAGGCGTTCGGCGACTGCGTGAACCCGGACGAGCGCTGTGAGACCATCGATCACCCGCTGCGGTACTACGCGGCGGCGGTCGCGGACGTCGACGCCGACTAGTACTGTCCCAAGACGTTCACCACCCGGGGTGGCAAAGCGCTCTATCGACGTACAGCCGACCTACCGGTCGAGAAGGAGGCCAACGCCGGCCATCAGGAGAATGAACAGAACGATAGCGCCGACGAGCGCGAGCCCGCCGCTCGAACCCAGTCCACCGTCGTTGTAGGTGGTGCCGATGCCGACGACGAAGGCGACGAAAACCCCCACCGCGACGACGGAGATGGCGATTTTCCGGACCATCCCCTCTTCGAGTTCCATATGCGGCCATCCGCCGGCCACCTCAAAAGGGCTTCGATGACACGGCGCCCCCGGAGAGCCCGTTTTTGCCACCCAGGCCGCCCGAAACGAGGGTTTAGATGTGTCGAGCACCAAGGAACGACACCGGAGCGACGGCCGCTCCACACCATGACGCACCCAGCATACACACCCGCGTCACTGCCGGCTACCCGCTCGAAGACCACGTTCCCCGCCGCCGGAACGACGGGCCGCGCCAGGCGTGCCCGTGTCGAACCGATGGCGGTCCGCCCGCTCCGTGACGGCCGCTACGCCGTCGAGACGACGGGCGGGACGTACGTCGTCGACCTCGACGCCCGCACGTGCACGTGTCCGGACCACCAGCTCCGGGGCGCTCGCTGTAAGCATCGACGCCGGGTCGCCCTCGAAGTGACCGAAGGACTCGTTCCCCCGCCCGGCGAGCGCACCGCCGTCTGTGCGGTCTGTGGCGGTCGAACGTTCGTCCCGACGGCGTTCGAGGGCCCCGCGCTCTGCCCCCGCCACGACCATCGGCCGGGGACGCTCGTCCGCGACCGCGAGACGGGCGACCGTCTGATCGTCGTGGCGGCGACCGGCGAGCGCGCCGACCGCGTCGAGACTGCGGAGGGGCGCCCCGTCGCCGACTATCCGACAAACGCCGCCTACGGCCCCCACGAACCCGTCTTTCGTGCGGTCTATCTCGACGCTCTCCGACGCGACGGCGACGTGAAACGCTACGCGTTCCCGGCGTCGCGACTGCGGCGGATCGACCGCGCGAACGAGTCGGACTCCGGCCCCTCGCCCACGGACGGCACGGCATCGCCGACGACCGCCTAGGACTCGTCGAGACGCGCCTGCGTCGAGTGGCCAACGAGTGCGTCCAGATCCTCGCCATCGGCCAGCGCCGTCTCCTTTTTTACCCGGTAGTTCCCGCCGTCGGTGACGTGCAGGTCGCCGGGATGGAAAAAGTACCAGTCCTCGCGGTCGAAGCGGATGGCGATGCGTGCCTTCGCGCCGAAATTACGGGCGAAGTAGATGAGGGATTCGACCTCCTCACCCGAGAGATAGATGGGGTCGCCGGCGGACGACTTCGCCTCGATGGCGTAGAATTTGTCGCCGTCGCCGGCGAGCACGTCCGGCAGGTCACGCTCTGTAGCGCTCCCGCTCGCGGGAGCACGCATGACCGCAAAGCCCGCGGCGTCGAGTTCGTTGACGAGTTCGCGCTCCCGGCGATCCCCCTTGCGGTTCGCGGACATACGACCGACTGGGCGACGGCGAGTGATAAAGGAACGGTCCGCGGTCGGAGGGGCCGGTGGGGGAACGCCGATAGCGACTGCCACCGATCAGTCGTCGGCGTTCGAGGACCGTGGGTCCTCGCCCTCCTCGAACGGCGACGGCCCGGCGGCCCCCGATGCGGGGACGGCCCACGCCGCGACGGCGGCGAGAAAGATACCGAGGGTCGCACGGCGTCGGCGGTCGGTCATGCGCGTCGTATCGGCGGCGACGAGTTAAACGGTCGGGTGATGGCTGCTCGCGCGGGTCGTCGGGCAGGCCGTCGTACCGGAGCTGTTCAAGACTCCGTCTCCAGCGAGGGAACGTCGAACCGCTTTCGGAACCGCTGAATCGCCTCGTCGGAGCCGACGACCGTGAGGCGCTCGTCGCCGGTGAACCGCTGGTGTGGGTCGACCGCGACCGACGGCCCGGTGTCGTCTTCGACGGCGATGACGCGACAGCCGGTCTCCTCGTAGATGCGCGATTCGGCGAGGGTTCGCCCGGCAAACGGCGCCGCGGACACGCGGACGATCCGAATCTGTGTCGACGGCGTGATCACGTCCTCGCCGCGCAGTTCCCTGGCGACCATCCGGGCGCTCACCCGCGGGACCGACAGGACGTAGTCGGCGCCAGCACTCAGCGCCTTTCTCGTGGCGTCGGCGTCGCTCACCCGGACCAGTATCTCGGCGTCCGGGTTCATCGACCGTGCCAGAACGGTCGTCAACAGGGACGCCGAATCGTCGGGGAGTCCAACGACGATGGCGTCCGACCGCTCGACGCCCGCCTCCCGCAGCACCGACCGCGAGCCGGCGTCGCCGACGATGTCGACCCCGTCACGCTCCTCGATGTCGACAGTCACGAAGTCGATCCCCGACTCCTCGACGACCGACCGTGCGGCCCGTCCGACCTCCCCGTGTCCGACGAGGACGATGCGCTCGTGTTTCCGGAGGGAGCGACGCGACCGGGTGAACTCGCTGAACGCCTCCAGCGCCTCGTGGCCGCCCGTGACGAGCAACACCGTGTTCGGTTGGATGACCGCGTCCGGATCGGGGGGCAACTGCAGTTCGCCGTCGATCCAGGCGCCGATGATGTTCGCGCCCGTCCGCTCCCTGATCCGCGAGTCCCG contains these protein-coding regions:
- a CDS encoding DNA primase, with the translated sequence MRPDPLYARYPFFGAAREAVQRADISPPRLVTEGDPAVERARERVERALMSGTVASETPGRWSDRDELLSYPIARILVSLVDVRAAVEKYAEAEAETAFARLREDFDAGDAELRSVSTPRADLETVLDEFDLDGAVRRVEDGPNRAGFRIDVTAYLRLADPDWGDGWRLVNRDLADGAVPIAGDELRRLLREAVRRRVADGLPFEVRGSAGGDAIAEALSEDVAALRDRLAERERLPDVEAVIPAQFPPCMRALLDREEDLAPHAAFAATAFLVSLGLDADAIAERWPALDDGSLSYRTTVLADANGSQYPAPSCATMQAFGDCVNPDERCETIDHPLRYYAAAVADVDAD
- a CDS encoding DUF7472 family protein — encoded protein: MELEEGMVRKIAISVVAVGVFVAFVVGIGTTYNDGGLGSSGGLALVGAIVLFILLMAGVGLLLDR
- a CDS encoding SWIM zinc finger family protein — encoded protein: MTHPAYTPASLPATRSKTTFPAAGTTGRARRARVEPMAVRPLRDGRYAVETTGGTYVVDLDARTCTCPDHQLRGARCKHRRRVALEVTEGLVPPPGERTAVCAVCGGRTFVPTAFEGPALCPRHDHRPGTLVRDRETGDRLIVVAATGERADRVETAEGRPVADYPTNAAYGPHEPVFRAVYLDALRRDGDVKRYAFPASRLRRIDRANESDSGPSPTDGTASPTTA
- the hjc gene encoding Holliday junction resolvase Hjc — its product is MSANRKGDRRERELVNELDAAGFAVMRAPASGSATERDLPDVLAGDGDKFYAIEAKSSAGDPIYLSGEEVESLIYFARNFGAKARIAIRFDREDWYFFHPGDLHVTDGGNYRVKKETALADGEDLDALVGHSTQARLDES